From a region of the Oryzias melastigma strain HK-1 linkage group LG4, ASM292280v2, whole genome shotgun sequence genome:
- the LOC112136987 gene encoding lysine-specific demethylase 4A — MTTDHSVQSEAFRVMTFTPSKEEFKDFVRYVGYMESQGAHRAGMAKVIPPKGWKPRGTYDDVDDLLIPAPIQQVVTGQSGLFTQYNIQKKPMLVHEFQKTSNLDKFCSPRFADFNELEKKFWKNLTFNPPLYGADVRGTLFDPDVPDWNISRLDSILNAVEGECDDKIKAAQGPNLDFGMWKSAFAWHTEEMDLYSLSYMHYGEPRSWYVVPPEHGRRLEKLAKGFFPGNAQNCEAFLRHKMTLISPTILKKYSIPFEKVIQEAGQFIVTFPFAYHAGFNHGFNCSESTNFATQRWIEYGKQATLCSCRQDSVKISMDAFVHKYQPERHSLWKAGKDHVLIDHCKPTPEAAEFLRKADVPPSKETSSKRSAEEPSDRTQNNSLKPHVGRRRQKEAGKTSNSDDVKSELTEKETEEVEPEKSDLTEKDNEGAEPEKSELTGKDTEGAEPEKSKLMEEDTEGAQPVKSKLMEEDTGGAELEKSKVTEKKTEGAEPEKSKLMEEDTEGVELEKFEVTEKKTEGAEPEKPELMEKKTDRAEPEKPELMEVESPAKISVPSDIEGVELEATKEKDSKQRLQSKVQSKSSNRKGVNRRSPAKKEKNGETVTDGSLYQPPAAKLVSSNSKETGHGVEPPGETQPSPGGLFQRPLSSADVLHVHSYAKGDYGEDVPPKEEENDGRDFQKEEDFRPGNKDVMEITETGDQDTEKVQVQLPNHQPPPQDCISDEEGADEIPTSEEFGLEVENWAKALAHLWQNRPHNLKKEKEYNQRMGSKPPYCSICSLFHTYQQTEYKRADAPVMGAGGHMRTKPLIPEMCFTTTTEEDSEQQDESVAPYLEEDGSSLLISCSQCCVRVHTSCYGVDPATVSKEWKCARCKANAMTEDCCLCWLRGGALQRTSNHKWVHVLCAVAVLEARFVSIFDRSPVDLSGIPLQRFKLKCYYCKKRMKKASGCCVQCSHGRCPTAYHPTCAQAAGVLMQPGEWPFVVHVTCCRHKGPAQIERNKAAMHELSVGQKVICKHKNGRYYQCDVIQLSKETFYEVNFDDGSFSDNLFPEDIVSRDCAQLGPPPSGEVVQVRWTDGLVYGAKFVAAHITQMYLVEFEDGSQLTAKRDDVYTLDEELPKRVKSRLSKASDMRFDGIFEEKEIIRESKRQRVINSRYRGDYIEPVIYRAIME; from the exons ATGACCACAGATCACTCAGTCCAAAGTGAGGCCTTCAGGGTCATGACCTTCACCCCCTCCAAGGAGGAGTTCAAGGATTTTGTACGTTATGTCGGCTACATGGAGTCACAGGGAGCTCACCGAGCGGGAATGGCTAAG GTTATTCCTCCTAAAGGCTGGAAGCCAAGAGGGACGTATGACGACGTGGATGACCTGCTGATTCCTGCTCCCATCCAGCAGGTGGTGACTGGTCAGTCAGGCCTCTTCACGCAGTACAACATCCAGAAGAAGCCCATGCTGGTCCACGAGTTTCAGAAGACCTCCAACCTGGACAA GTTCTGTAGCCCCAGGTTTGCTGACTTCAACGAGCTGGAGAAAAAGTTCTGGAAGAACCTGACCTTCAACCCTCCTCTTTACGGCGCGGACGTCAGAGGGACGCTGTTCGATCCC gaCGTGCCGGACTGGAACATCAGCCGTCTCGACTCTATTCTCAACGCGGTGGAGGGTGAGTGCGACGACAAGATCAAAGCGGCCCAGGGACCAAACCTGGACTTCGGAATGTGGAAGAGCGCCTTCGCCTGGCACACGGAGGAAATGGACCTGTACAGCCTCAGCTACATGCATTATGGAGAGCCCAGGAGCTG GTACGTTGTTCCCCCAGAGCACGGCAGAAGGTTGGAGAAGCTGGCCAAGG GTTTTTTCCCCGGAAACGCTCAAAACTGCGAAGCTTTCTTGCGGCATAAAATGACGTTAATTTCTCCTACAATCCTGAAGAAGTACAGTATTCCATTTGAGAAG GTGATTCAGGAGGCGGGGCAGTTCATCGTGACATTCCCGTTTGCTTACCACGCCGGCTTTAACCACGGCTTCAACTGCTCCGAGTCCACAAACTTTGCTACGCAGCGATGGATCGAGTACGGAAAACAGGCAACGTTG TGCTCCTGCCGTCAGGACTCAGTGAAGATTTCCATGGATGCGTTCGTCCACAAGTATCAACCAGAGCGCCACAGCCTGTGGAAGGCGGGGAAGGACCATGTTCTTATCGATCACTGCAAGCCGACTCCAGAGGCCGCAGAGTTTCTAAGAAAAGCAGATGTCCCACCCTCGAAGGAGACTTCTTCTAAAAGGTCAGCGGAGGAGCCTTCAGATCGCACCCAGAACAACAG TCTCAAGCCGCACGTGGGTAGAAGGCGTCAgaaggaggccggaaagacctCCAACTCCGATGACGTGAAATCCGAGCTGACAGAGAAGGAAACTGAGGAGGTGGAGCCAGAGAAATCCGATCTTACAGAGAAGGACaatgagggggcggagccagagaAATCCGAGCTTACAGGGAAGGACactgagggggcggagccagagaAATCCAAGCTGATGGAGGAGGACACTGAGGGGGCGCAGCCAGTGAAATCCAAGCTGATGGAGGAGGACACTGGGGGGGCAGAGCTGGAGAAATCCAAGGTGACTGAGAAGAAAactgagggggcggagccagagaAATCCAAGCTGATGGAGGAGGACACTGAGGGGGTGGAGCTGGAGAAATTTGAGGTGACGGAGAAGAAAactgagggggcggagccagagaAACCCGAGCTGATGGAGAAGAAAACTGATAGGGCGGAGCCAGAGAAACCCGAGCTGATGGAGGTGGAGTCTCCTGCAAAGATTTCTGTCCCATCAG ACATCGAGGGAGTTGAGCTGGAAGCAACCAAGGAGAAGGACAGCAAGCAACGACTTCAGTCCAAAGTTCAGTCAAAAAGCAGCAACAGAAAAGGCGTCAACAGACGGAGCCCAGcgaagaaagagaaaaatggaGAGACAGTTACAGATGGTTCTCTTTATCAACCTCCTGCCGCCAAGCTGGTTTCTTCAAACTCTAAAGAGACTGGCCACGGGGTGGAGCCTCCGGGGGAGACCCAGCCGAGCCCAGGCGGCCTGTTTCAGAGGCCACTGAGCTCTGCAGATGTCCTGCATGTCCACAGCTACGCCAAAGGAGACTATGGAGAGGATGTCCCaccaaaggaggaggagaacgaTGGCAGGGACTTTCAGAAGGAGGAAGACTTTAGACCTGGCAACAAAGAC GTGATGGAAATTACCGAGACTGGAGATCAGGATACAGAAAAAGTCCAGGTCCAGCTTCCAAACCACCAGCCGCCCCCCCAGGACTGTATCAGTGACGAAG AGGGCGCTGATGAGATTCCTACCTCAGAGGAGTTTGGTTTGGAGGTGGAGAACTGGGCAAAAGCTCTGGCCCATCTGTGGCAGAACAGACCACACAacctaaagaaagaaaaggaataCAACCAGCGCATGGGCAGCAAACCTCCATACTGCTCCATCTGCTCACTCTTTCACACCTACCAGCAG ACGGAGTACAAAAGGGCCGATGCCCCTGTCATGGGGGCCGGGGGGCACATGCGGACCAAACCTCTGATCCCAGAGATGTGCTTCACCACAACAACAGAGGAGGACTCGGAGCAGCAGGACGAGTCTGTTGCTCCTTATCTGGAGGAAGATGGAAGCAGCCTCCTCATCAGCTGCTCGCAGTGCTGCGTTCGAGTTCATACCT CGTGTTATGGTGTGGATCCAGCCACTGTGAGCAAGGAGTGGAAGTGTGCACGCTGTAAAGCCAACGCCATGACAGAG gaTTGCTGCCTTTGTTGGTTAAGAGGCGGAGCTTTACAGAGAACCAGCAACCACAA GTGGGTGCACGTGTTGTGCGCCGTGGCGGTTCTGGAGGCTCGCTTCGTCAGCATCTTTGATCGGAGTCCTGTGGATCTGAGTGGAATTCCTCTGCAGAGATTCAAACTG AAGTGTTACTACTGtaagaagaggatgaagaaggCGTCCGGCTGCTGTGTTCAATGCTCGCACGGCCGCTGCCCCACTGCCTACCACCCCACCTGTGCCCAGGCTGCGGGGGTCCTCATGCAGCCCGGAGAGTGGCCCTTCGTCGTTCACGTCACCTGCTGTCGCCACAAAGGCCCCGCCCAGATCGAG AGGAACAAAGCGGCCATGCATGAGCTGAGCGTGGGGCAGAAGGTCATCTGCAAGCACAAGAACGGGCGCTACTACCAATGCGACGTGATCCAGCTGTCCAAGGAGACCTTCTACGAGGTCAACTTCGACGACGGCTCCTTCAGCGACAACCTTTTCCCAGAGGACATCGTG AGCCGGGACTGTGCGCAGCTGGGGCCCCCGCCGTCAGGAGAGGTGGTTCAGGTGCGGTGGACGGACGGCCTGGTGTACGGGGCCAAATTTGTGGCAGCTCACATCACTCAGATGTATCTG GTGGAATTTGAAGATGGCTCCCAGCTAACAGCCAAGAGGGACGACGTCTACACTCTGGATGAAGAACTTCCCAAGAGAGTGAAGTCCAGACTG TCCAAAGCCTCAGACATGAGGTTTGACGGGATCTTTGAAGAGAAGGAGATCATCCGAGAGTCGAAACGGCAGCGAGTCATCAACTCCCGTTACCGTGGAGACTACATCGAGCCTGTCATCTACAGGGCCATCATGGAGTAA